From a region of the Cyprinus carpio isolate SPL01 chromosome A18, ASM1834038v1, whole genome shotgun sequence genome:
- the LOC109110628 gene encoding galactosylgalactosylxylosylprotein 3-beta-glucuronosyltransferase 1-like isoform X1, giving the protein MPKRRDILAIVLIVLPWTLLITVWHQSAIAPLFAIRKVCHHLVKEILIIPERLTIHRQRLADDGTETRHDTGPATDSKEYCSQDKDIVEVVRTEYVYTRPPPWSDVLPTIHVITPTYSRPVQKAELTRLANTFLHVPNLHWILVEDSQRRTPLVTRLLRETGLNYTHLNVETPRNYKLRGDTRDPRIPRGTMQRNLALRWLRETFNSNSSQAGIVYFADDDNTYSLELFEEMRSTRKVSVWPVAFVGGLRYESPKVNAAGKVYGWKTVFDPHRPFAIDMAGFAINLRLILFKPQAYFKLRGVKGGYQESSLLRELVTLSDLEPKAANCTKILVWHTRTEKPVLVNEGKKGFTDPNVEI; this is encoded by the exons ATGCCGAAGAGAAGAGATATTCTTGCCATCGTGTTGATTGTGTTACCATGGACCCTCCTCATCACTGTGTGGCACCAAAGTGCAATTGCCCCCCTGTTTGCCATCCGAAAGG TCTGTCACCATCTAGTAAAAGAGATCTTAATCATACCAGAGCGTCTAACCATCCACCGGCAACGGCTAGCAG ATGACGGGACAGAGACTAGGCACGACACTGGCCCAGCCACGGACTCAAAGGAATATTGCTCACAGGACAAGGACATAGTGGAGGTGGTCCGTACAGAATACGTGTACACAAGACCTCCTCCCTGGTCTGATGTATTGCCCACCATCCACGTCATCACGCCGACATACAGCCGCCCCGTGCAGAAGGCCGAGCTAACACGATTGGCTAACACCTTCCTCCACGTGCCCAACCTGCACTGGATTCTGGTGGAGGACTCTCAGAGGAGAACTCCTCTAGTCACGAGGCTTCTGAGGGAAACGGGGCTGAACTACACACACCTCAATGTGGAGACCCCACGGAACTATAAGCTGCGAGGGGACACGAGAGATCCCAGGATTCCACGTGGCACCATGCAGAGGAACCTGGCTCTGAGATGGCTACGGGAGACCTTCAACTCCAACAGCAGCCAGGCAGGAATCGTCTATTTTGCAGATGATGATAATACATATAGCTTGGAGCTGTTTGAGGAG ATGCGATCAACTCGTAAAGTATCAGTGTGGCCTGTAGCATTTGTTGGAGGTTTACGATACGAGTCTCCAAAGGTCAATGCAGCAGGAAAAGTGTACGGGTGGAAAACAGTATTCGACCCTCACCGGCCCTTTGCCATCGACATGGCAGGGTTTGCCATCAACCTGCGACTCATTCTGTTTAAGCCTCAGGCCTACTTCAAGTTACGAGGGGTGAAGGGAGGCTACCAGGAGAGCAGCCTTCTCAGAGAGCTGGTCACTCTCAGTGACCTGGAACCCAAAGCGGCCAACTGCACTAAG
- the LOC109110628 gene encoding galactosylgalactosylxylosylprotein 3-beta-glucuronosyltransferase 1-like isoform X2 — translation MPKRRDILAIVLIVLPWTLLITVWHQSAIAPLFAIRKDDGTETRHDTGPATDSKEYCSQDKDIVEVVRTEYVYTRPPPWSDVLPTIHVITPTYSRPVQKAELTRLANTFLHVPNLHWILVEDSQRRTPLVTRLLRETGLNYTHLNVETPRNYKLRGDTRDPRIPRGTMQRNLALRWLRETFNSNSSQAGIVYFADDDNTYSLELFEEMRSTRKVSVWPVAFVGGLRYESPKVNAAGKVYGWKTVFDPHRPFAIDMAGFAINLRLILFKPQAYFKLRGVKGGYQESSLLRELVTLSDLEPKAANCTKILVWHTRTEKPVLVNEGKKGFTDPNVEI, via the exons ATGCCGAAGAGAAGAGATATTCTTGCCATCGTGTTGATTGTGTTACCATGGACCCTCCTCATCACTGTGTGGCACCAAAGTGCAATTGCCCCCCTGTTTGCCATCCGAAAGG ATGACGGGACAGAGACTAGGCACGACACTGGCCCAGCCACGGACTCAAAGGAATATTGCTCACAGGACAAGGACATAGTGGAGGTGGTCCGTACAGAATACGTGTACACAAGACCTCCTCCCTGGTCTGATGTATTGCCCACCATCCACGTCATCACGCCGACATACAGCCGCCCCGTGCAGAAGGCCGAGCTAACACGATTGGCTAACACCTTCCTCCACGTGCCCAACCTGCACTGGATTCTGGTGGAGGACTCTCAGAGGAGAACTCCTCTAGTCACGAGGCTTCTGAGGGAAACGGGGCTGAACTACACACACCTCAATGTGGAGACCCCACGGAACTATAAGCTGCGAGGGGACACGAGAGATCCCAGGATTCCACGTGGCACCATGCAGAGGAACCTGGCTCTGAGATGGCTACGGGAGACCTTCAACTCCAACAGCAGCCAGGCAGGAATCGTCTATTTTGCAGATGATGATAATACATATAGCTTGGAGCTGTTTGAGGAG ATGCGATCAACTCGTAAAGTATCAGTGTGGCCTGTAGCATTTGTTGGAGGTTTACGATACGAGTCTCCAAAGGTCAATGCAGCAGGAAAAGTGTACGGGTGGAAAACAGTATTCGACCCTCACCGGCCCTTTGCCATCGACATGGCAGGGTTTGCCATCAACCTGCGACTCATTCTGTTTAAGCCTCAGGCCTACTTCAAGTTACGAGGGGTGAAGGGAGGCTACCAGGAGAGCAGCCTTCTCAGAGAGCTGGTCACTCTCAGTGACCTGGAACCCAAAGCGGCCAACTGCACTAAG